From Pelmatolapia mariae isolate MD_Pm_ZW linkage group LG1, Pm_UMD_F_2, whole genome shotgun sequence, one genomic window encodes:
- the slc39a13 gene encoding zinc transporter ZIP13 isoform X2 translates to MKGGRYWRPSWAVAALFIPVALLMLTSRGASSNQKMTQTVMAHATATAAGPGPSLTDDLPGLQAVADFLASERAHIWLLSLVGSVAVGLSGIFPLLVIPIEAGAALKTEAGCHKLKQLLSFAIGGLLGDVFLHLLPEAWELSGSSAGKQNHYMTQGLWVIIGLLAFLLLEKMFPDQDSPENSTAVSDLNFNSATQPNSVFSGKAVVSLSNGHHAESWKSSKQSLQEGSEKIKMSGYLNLLANCIDNFTHGLAVSGSFLVSKKVGFLTTFAILLHEIPHEVGDFAILLRAGFDRWSAARMQLSTALVGVLGAFFALCAQSPKGTENASSWILPFTSGGFLYIALVNVVPDLLEESSFRHSLMQVLLIFCGVAVMALLSAILDC, encoded by the exons ATGAAAGGTGGACGTTACTGGAGGCCCAGCTGGGCTGTAGCGGCTCTGTTTATCCCGGTTGCCCTGCTGATGCTGACCTCCAGGGGGGCATCGAGCAACCAGAAGATGACACAAACAGTTATGGCTCATGCGACGGCCACAGCTGCAGGACCAGGCCCCAGCCTGACAGATGACCTCCCAGGCCTCCAGGCAGTAGCAGACTTCTTAGCCAGTGAGCGCGCTCATATTTGGCTCCTGTCTCTCGTGGGCTCTGTTGCTGTAGGCCTCAGTGGGATTTTCCCCCTGCTTGTCATTCCCATTGAAGCTGGAGCAGCCCTCAAAACAGAAG CTGGATGCCATAAGCTGAAACAGCTCTTGAGCTTTGCTATTGGTGGTCTCCTGGGTGATGTATTCCTCCACCTACTTCCCGAGGCTTGGGAGCTCTCTGGCTCTTCAG CTGGTAAACAAAACCACTACATGACACAAGGCTTGTGGGTAATCATCGGTCTGCTGGCCTTCCTGCTCCTGGAGAAAATGTTCCCAGACCAAGACAGCCCCGAGAACTCCACTGCAGTTTCTGACCTGAATTTTAACTCGGCT ACACAGCCTAATTcagttttcagtggaaaagcaGTGGTATCACTCAGTAACGGGCACCATGCTGAGTCATGGAAATCCTCCAAGCAGAGTTTGCAGGAAGGATCAGAGAAAATCAAG ATGAGTGGATACCTAAACCTACTCGCCAATTGCATTGACAACTTCACCCATGGGCTGGCAGTATCTGGGAGCTTCCTGGTTAGCAAAAAG GTTGGCTTCCTCACCACCTTCGCAATCCTGCTCCATGAAATCCCACACGAG GTGGGGGACTTTGCCATTCTGCTGAGGGCTGGGTTTGATAGATGGAGTGCTGCTCGCATGCAGCTGTCTACAGCGCTGGTTGGGGTCCTCGGAGCTTTCTTCGCTCTGTGCGCTCAGTCACCAAAAGGCACAG AAAATGCCAGTAGCTGGATATTGCCTTTCACTTCTGGAGGCTTCCTCTATATAGCCCTGGTGAATGTAGTGCCTGACCTTCTGGAGGAATCCAGTTTCAG ACACTCCCTGATGCAGGTACTGCTCATTTTCTGTGGCGTGGCTGTCATGGCTCTGCTCTCTGCCATTCTCGACTGCTAA
- the slc39a13 gene encoding zinc transporter ZIP13 isoform X1 produces the protein MAGTHWCKDCRNHKFPSFTELLVASIFRTLERMKGGRYWRPSWAVAALFIPVALLMLTSRGASSNQKMTQTVMAHATATAAGPGPSLTDDLPGLQAVADFLASERAHIWLLSLVGSVAVGLSGIFPLLVIPIEAGAALKTEAGCHKLKQLLSFAIGGLLGDVFLHLLPEAWELSGSSAGKQNHYMTQGLWVIIGLLAFLLLEKMFPDQDSPENSTAVSDLNFNSATQPNSVFSGKAVVSLSNGHHAESWKSSKQSLQEGSEKIKMSGYLNLLANCIDNFTHGLAVSGSFLVSKKVGFLTTFAILLHEIPHEVGDFAILLRAGFDRWSAARMQLSTALVGVLGAFFALCAQSPKGTENASSWILPFTSGGFLYIALVNVVPDLLEESSFRHSLMQVLLIFCGVAVMALLSAILDC, from the exons ATGGCAGGGACACACTGGTGCAAAGATTGCCGAAATCACAAG TTTCCTTCCTTTACAGAATTACTGGTTGCAAGTATTTTTCGGACCTTGGAACGGATGAAAGGTGGACGTTACTGGAGGCCCAGCTGGGCTGTAGCGGCTCTGTTTATCCCGGTTGCCCTGCTGATGCTGACCTCCAGGGGGGCATCGAGCAACCAGAAGATGACACAAACAGTTATGGCTCATGCGACGGCCACAGCTGCAGGACCAGGCCCCAGCCTGACAGATGACCTCCCAGGCCTCCAGGCAGTAGCAGACTTCTTAGCCAGTGAGCGCGCTCATATTTGGCTCCTGTCTCTCGTGGGCTCTGTTGCTGTAGGCCTCAGTGGGATTTTCCCCCTGCTTGTCATTCCCATTGAAGCTGGAGCAGCCCTCAAAACAGAAG CTGGATGCCATAAGCTGAAACAGCTCTTGAGCTTTGCTATTGGTGGTCTCCTGGGTGATGTATTCCTCCACCTACTTCCCGAGGCTTGGGAGCTCTCTGGCTCTTCAG CTGGTAAACAAAACCACTACATGACACAAGGCTTGTGGGTAATCATCGGTCTGCTGGCCTTCCTGCTCCTGGAGAAAATGTTCCCAGACCAAGACAGCCCCGAGAACTCCACTGCAGTTTCTGACCTGAATTTTAACTCGGCT ACACAGCCTAATTcagttttcagtggaaaagcaGTGGTATCACTCAGTAACGGGCACCATGCTGAGTCATGGAAATCCTCCAAGCAGAGTTTGCAGGAAGGATCAGAGAAAATCAAG ATGAGTGGATACCTAAACCTACTCGCCAATTGCATTGACAACTTCACCCATGGGCTGGCAGTATCTGGGAGCTTCCTGGTTAGCAAAAAG GTTGGCTTCCTCACCACCTTCGCAATCCTGCTCCATGAAATCCCACACGAG GTGGGGGACTTTGCCATTCTGCTGAGGGCTGGGTTTGATAGATGGAGTGCTGCTCGCATGCAGCTGTCTACAGCGCTGGTTGGGGTCCTCGGAGCTTTCTTCGCTCTGTGCGCTCAGTCACCAAAAGGCACAG AAAATGCCAGTAGCTGGATATTGCCTTTCACTTCTGGAGGCTTCCTCTATATAGCCCTGGTGAATGTAGTGCCTGACCTTCTGGAGGAATCCAGTTTCAG ACACTCCCTGATGCAGGTACTGCTCATTTTCTGTGGCGTGGCTGTCATGGCTCTGCTCTCTGCCATTCTCGACTGCTAA